A region from the Paraburkholderia youngii genome encodes:
- a CDS encoding HepT-like ribonuclease domain-containing protein: MNENRLPDYLDHMQQAATDACSFVKGQAKDQFLVDKRTQRAVVMSLIILGEAPTKVMDRYADFAQAHPEVPWRSMRGMRNRIAHGYFDINLDVVWDTVQTALPELLKQLPAACRDAKDEDRKDDGLKQ, from the coding sequence ATGAACGAGAACCGCTTGCCGGACTACCTCGACCACATGCAGCAGGCCGCCACTGATGCTTGCAGCTTCGTGAAGGGGCAGGCCAAGGATCAGTTCCTTGTAGACAAGCGCACCCAGCGGGCCGTCGTCATGAGCCTCATCATCCTTGGCGAGGCCCCCACGAAAGTAATGGACCGCTATGCGGACTTCGCTCAGGCGCACCCCGAAGTGCCGTGGCGCAGCATGCGCGGGATGCGCAACCGCATCGCCCACGGATACTTCGATATCAACCTTGATGTGGTGTGGGACACCGTGCAAACGGCGCTACCGGAGCTACTCAAACAACTGCCTGCTGCGTGCCGGGATGCCAAAGATGAAGACCGCAAGGACGACGGATTGAAGCAATGA